A region of the Streptomyces erythrochromogenes genome:
GGGCAGGCGCCGGCCGGGGGCCACGGACCGGAGACGGTCTGGCACATCACGACCAAGCACCTCTTGGCGGCGTGGGCCTGGTCGAGGCCCGGGGTCGACCGTGTGCGGCTGGAGCAGTGGACGGAGGATCACGACCGGCGGGCCGATGTCGAGGTGCTGCTGCGGGACGGCACGAAGATCGCGCTGGAGGCGCAGCGCAAGCTCATGACCGACGACGGGTGGCGGGCTCGGCATCGGGACTACGCGCGCCAGGGCGTCGTCGACGTCTGGTTCTGGCGGCCTCGGGTGCACTTCCCGCACGTGGTGCTCGACGAGGGTTTGCCGGTGTGGTTCTACTCCGTCTCGAAGCGGGAGGCGGCGACGTCGCTGGGGGTGCCGCACGCGCGCGCACATCAGTGGTGGCAGGCGCCGGACCTGTCGGTGTTCGGGCTGCACCATCCGCCGTGTGCGCTCGACGAACTGGAGCGGGTGACGATGCCGCTTGCCGCGCTCGGGCTGGGACCGGGCGGTGCGGTGCTGCCGGAAGATCTGCGAAAGCGAGTGCTCAACTCCCAGCAGGCGACGGAAGAAGAGGCGAAGCAGCGGAAGGACGGCGAGGCCCGGTACGCCCGAGCAGTCCGTGAGGCCCGGGACCGGGCCGCACGTGCGCCGACTCCTCTGCCGCTGCCACCGGTGCCGGCGGGTGGCCTGCGATGTGAAGTGTGCCGCCGTCCGCTGGATCCGCTGTTGGGGAAGAACCGGCGGCACCTCCTGTGCTGAGCGCCCCGGTTGACCCTGTTAGGTCTAACGGGCTCAACCGGGCAGGAGCAGGCGCTACAGGTGGACCAGGAGCTCGCGCACGGGCTTGGCAAGCTCGGCGTAGAAGTCGATGCGGTCCTGGGCCTGGAGGATCTGGGCGCAGACGGTGAGCATGCCGGGGCGGGCCTCGGGCCGGTCCAGGACGGGGGCGAGCTCGGTGCGGATGCGGGCTGCCGTCTCGGGGGTGAGCAGGGCGTACAGGTACAGGGTGGCCGCGTCGTAGCCGTACGGGGCGCGGCCCCACCCTTCCCAGTCCAGGATGTGCGGGCCGCGGGTGACGTTGCCGTAGTGGAGGTCTCCGTGGGCGGTGGTCCAGGTGACGTCCTCGACCTGGTGGCCGGTGAACTCGGGGATGACGCGGCGCAGGTACTCCTCGCGTACGGCCTCGCGGTCGGCCGGTGGCGGGACGTCGGCGAGGGCGTCCAGGGCGGCGGCCATCTCCTTCCACCACGTCTCGGGCAGGCCGGGGTCTTCGTCGAGGACGGGGCGCGGGGAGACCATCGGGTCGGGGGCGAGGGCGTACAGCTCGGCCCGGTACGCGTACGCGCCGGTGTTCCAGTCCCGGATGCGGAACAGGTCGGGGCGCGGCACCGCGGCGGGGAGGGCGCGGGAGGAGGAGGGGCCGTTCCACAGCTTGCCGCCCTCGGTGCCGGCCTCGGCGCAGACCACGCGCAGCCAGTGCGGGCCGGCGGCACCCGACAGGGTCCGGCCCCGGTACCCCCACACTCGGCGGCCGGTGGCGCGCAGGCCGAACTGGTCGGCGGCGTGCTGCTGGGCGGCCAGCATCCGGTCGGCGGTAGTGGGGGCGGGGGGCTCGAACACGGCGGGTCCTACCTCGGGTGGGAGACGGCGGCCGCGTCCTTGGATACCAGCTCGGTGGCGAGCGCCGCGACCTGTTCCACGGTGAGGCCGGAGCGCTCGGCCAGCTCTCCGAGGGTCAGGCGGGCTCCAGACACCAGAGCCTCCAGCACAGGTCGGACGGACGGGTGGAACTCCCATTCGTGTCCGGCGGCGCGCAGCACCACTGCTCCGTCGGCGCCCTCCAGAGCGGCCCGGGCCGTCGTGAGGGCCAGGATCAGGCCTCCCTCGGCGGGGACGTCGCCGATGTACGGCAGGGACGGGGCGGGGCGGCCGGGATCGCGCGCGTCCATGGACGCGGCGAACTCCGAGACGACGTGGGGGTGGATCGCCTCGGTGACCTCCTTGCGTAGCTGCTCGGCGTACTCGGCCCGCTCGGCGGGGCCAGCCACGATGGGCACGCCCGCCCGCAGGGTGGGGGAGTGGAGGAGCTGCCCGGCCAGCCACACCAGGAGGTGGTGGCCGGTCGCCGGGGTCAGGCCGCACGTCAGGTGCAGCGAGCGCCCCTCAGTGGCGGCCACGGCGTGCCACCAGCCGCGCGGTAGGTAGAGCATGTCCCCGGCCTGCAGGACCACTTCGGCGAGCGGCGGCCCCTCGGGCTTCTCGGGGGCTTCGACGTCCAGGCGCAGCGGGTCGGTGCGGGTGGGCCCGTAGAGGTTCCACCGCTTGGCGCCTTCGAGCTGGACGACGACGACGTCGTGGTCGTCCCAGTGGATGCCGAAGGCTTCGGTGGGGTGCCAGGAGGCGTACAGGTTGGCCTGGACGTCGGTGCGGAAGTGCCGCTCCAGGGCCTCGGCGAGGTTCTGGACGCCGGGGTGGAGCTTGTCGACCGCGTCGAGGACGAGGGAGGCGCCGTCGGCGATCTGCTGGTGCAGGCCGGAGGGTTCGACGCGTTGGCGGATCTCGGTGCGCTTGGTGACCGAGGTGTGGAGGTACTCGTACGGGGGGACCTGTGTGCCGTCGCGGAACAGGCGCAGGCGTGGGGCGTCGAGCCGGTGGCGGGCCACCAGGTCGTTCAGGTCGTCCCACGTGAACAGGCCGCGCAGCCCTGCGGCGGCCTGTGACCAGTGCTGGAAGGAGCGGCCGAAAGCCCCGGCGAGGAAGTCCCCGCCGAGGCTCCGGACCGCCGCGTCGATCGCGGTGGTCATGGTCGGCGATCAGTCGTTGCCGTCGCCCTTGCCGGTGCCGCCGCCGTCGGCGGCCCTGCGTGCGTCGGCTCCCTTGATGGAGCGGCTGGCCAGGATCAGACCGTTCATGACGTACTCCTTCTCTCGTGTCGAATGGAGCGTGGACGGCGCCCGCCGTCCCCAGGCGAGGTGGGCGCCAAGTACGGAACTGGCCGGAGGGGGAGCCCCTGAGGGCGTTGTCCCGGCCGGTTCCGTTCGACCATTGAAGGTCCGGGGAACAACACGGGGGAGGGCCGGATCGGGGTGCCGATTCCCTCTGCGGGGTGCCGCGTTGGGGGGCCAGGATGGTCTTTCGACACCCACACGCGGGGAGGCCCGGCATGGTGAGCCCGGACGGAATCGGTGAGCTGCTGCGCACGATCAGGGAGCGGGCGGACCGGACCCGAGAGCAGCAGGCGAAGCGCATGACGGCCGCCGGCCTCGTGTGCACGGTGGAGAACCTCAAGCGGTGGGAGACAGAACGCCGCTTACCAACCCCGGTCTGGCGCTCGGCGATCCGTGCCGTCTACGGCTTGAGCGACGAGCAGCTGGACCAGGCTCTGGAGAACACCCGGAGGCATCGCAGGCAGCAGAGGATGGAGGACGACGACGTGAAGCGACGCAAGCTGTTCACCCTGGCGGCGGCCACGGCGGGGTTCGCCGTGCTGCCCGGCATCGCGCAGGCCCGGGAGGGCATCGACACCGGCCTCGCCGGGGACGGTGCGGGTGACCTCACCTACCTGGAGGGCGCCTTCGAGCGGCACCGGGGCGGCTACAACGGCCGGGCCCCCGATGCGGTTCTCGGGGAGATGCGCGAGGACCTGGCGCTGCTCGCCGCGGTCCTGCGCCGGCCTCACCCCTCGAAGGACCGCGCCGACCTGGCCCGCACGGCCGCCGGGATCTCCGGCCTGGTGGCGATCGTGCAGCACGACAGGGGCGACCAGGCCGACGCGCACCGGTGGTTCGCCACCGCGGCGACGGCCGCCCGCGAGTCCGGGGACCGGCGGATGACGGCCTGGGTCCTGGGTCGGCACGCCATG
Encoded here:
- a CDS encoding phosphotransferase, with the translated sequence MFEPPAPTTADRMLAAQQHAADQFGLRATGRRVWGYRGRTLSGAAGPHWLRVVCAEAGTEGGKLWNGPSSSRALPAAVPRPDLFRIRDWNTGAYAYRAELYALAPDPMVSPRPVLDEDPGLPETWWKEMAAALDALADVPPPADREAVREEYLRRVIPEFTGHQVEDVTWTTAHGDLHYGNVTRGPHILDWEGWGRAPYGYDAATLYLYALLTPETAARIRTELAPVLDRPEARPGMLTVCAQILQAQDRIDFYAELAKPVRELLVHL
- a CDS encoding cupin domain-containing protein, with amino-acid sequence MTTAIDAAVRSLGGDFLAGAFGRSFQHWSQAAAGLRGLFTWDDLNDLVARHRLDAPRLRLFRDGTQVPPYEYLHTSVTKRTEIRQRVEPSGLHQQIADGASLVLDAVDKLHPGVQNLAEALERHFRTDVQANLYASWHPTEAFGIHWDDHDVVVVQLEGAKRWNLYGPTRTDPLRLDVEAPEKPEGPPLAEVVLQAGDMLYLPRGWWHAVAATEGRSLHLTCGLTPATGHHLLVWLAGQLLHSPTLRAGVPIVAGPAERAEYAEQLRKEVTEAIHPHVVSEFAASMDARDPGRPAPSLPYIGDVPAEGGLILALTTARAALEGADGAVVLRAAGHEWEFHPSVRPVLEALVSGARLTLGELAERSGLTVEQVAALATELVSKDAAAVSHPR
- a CDS encoding competence protein CoiA family protein; the encoded protein is MQDDLLVVGFDLETRREVHIAEGPPERWKRLGYGGTGQLVCFYCFHGFEAPAGTRVPLVTRGRLGGKVRRHFAHPPGQAPAGGHGPETVWHITTKHLLAAWAWSRPGVDRVRLEQWTEDHDRRADVEVLLRDGTKIALEAQRKLMTDDGWRARHRDYARQGVVDVWFWRPRVHFPHVVLDEGLPVWFYSVSKREAATSLGVPHARAHQWWQAPDLSVFGLHHPPCALDELERVTMPLAALGLGPGGAVLPEDLRKRVLNSQQATEEEAKQRKDGEARYARAVREARDRAARAPTPLPLPPVPAGGLRCEVCRRPLDPLLGKNRRHLLC
- a CDS encoding transcriptional regulator, which translates into the protein MVSPDGIGELLRTIRERADRTREQQAKRMTAAGLVCTVENLKRWETERRLPTPVWRSAIRAVYGLSDEQLDQALENTRRHRRQQRMEDDDVKRRKLFTLAAATAGFAVLPGIAQAREGIDTGLAGDGAGDLTYLEGAFERHRGGYNGRAPDAVLGEMREDLALLAAVLRRPHPSKDRADLARTAAGISGLVAIVQHDRGDQADAHRWFATAATAARESGDRRMTAWVLGRHAMVGLNYGAPGQAARVAAQARREAGARPSGAAALAAAVNARALAAVGDIPGARRAIDDVRTLAEQLDGPDGADTWFGYPTQKHHVHLSQAYTLLGDTRAAYRAQDEALTLTISPSVMTRALIAMDTAACLRVDGDPGAAADMAAAVYDRLPPAYRSGLVHSRAQLLHRHLDGAPRRLLGEALA